The sequence GCAGAACATTCGAAAACGGCGAAACTCATCCAGACCTTGTAACTGTTAAAGTGAGGCGATCAATAAAATGATAAATAATCTGCGGAACGCGCTTGGTCATTTTCGAGCGGGCTTCATCCTGTTAATTGCGGTGGGGATCATTTTTACCCCAACAATATATTCCCAGTCATGGAGCGATACACGCTTGATGACGACCGTCGGCAGTGTTCTCTACACTACTGAGCCGAGTGGGGTCTTGTTCAACACAAATTTGACGACGGGGGTAAAAACCTCAGTAGGTACCGGCTTTCAGAACGACAAGTTTTTGTTTTCCAATGGCACACATCTTTACAGCATTGGCCCGAGTGGTGATCTTAGGAAGCATTTCCCCTCGACGACCGTCGCCACGGGCAATTGGAGGGATACACGTTTGTTGACGACCGATGGTAGTAACTTTTACACGATCGAGACGTCCGGGTACCTTTACCAAACAAGTTTCACGACCGGTGTTAAAACGAGAATAGGAGCTAGAACCTGGCCCGGGGCCAAGCTCATTTTTGCCGAAAGCGGAATGATCGCGATAATTGGGTATCCCCAAGTTTATGGGATCAATTCGACAAACGGCGTAGCAGCCACCTATGGTTCGCCTGCTCTTTTGAGCAGTACCCGTTTGGGCGCTAATTTTCCCGGCGCTGATCTTGTATCTATCGAATCGTCCGGGCTCTACCGCACTTCTTCGGCTTTTACGAAAACCCGAGTAGTGGCGGCGTGGGCTTCTGCGAAGTTTCTATTTTTTGTTGGTCCGCAATTGTGGGTAATAAATGGTGACGGACTCCTTTATCAAATCGCATATTTGAGCGATGGTGGATATTCAAAGCGCTTTCCGCCCGCATCTCCAACACCGAATCCGAATTCGTTCGCGCCTACTCCGGGAGGCAACGTTGCCCTTGGAAAATTAGCCACCCAATCAAGCAACATTGGGTCACCCTGGGCTGCTACGGAGGGAGTGGCTTCCCTCGCGGTGGACGGGAACACGAATGGGAAGTGGTTTGGTAAATCAGTTACGCACACGGCGAATGGGAAAACCACGGATCCGTGGTGGCAGGTGGACCTCGGAGCGGACTTCAATGTCAACAAGATCGAGATCTGGAATCGAACTGATTGCTGCAGCAAAGAGCTTTCGAATTACAGGGTCTGGACAAAATCAGCGGCAGGTGGGTGGGAAGAATTCTCTCCGGGACTGAAAACTTATGTGCCGGGTGAAACATATCCGCGTACGTTTACGGGCAGCAAACAAGCTAGGCTTGTTCGCGTGCAGATAGATGGCCCCAATGCGGTTTTAATGCTCGCGGAGGTCGCCGTTTACGGGTCACCTGTGAGTTCGGGCGGTGGATCCAATGTTGGTATAACTTCGGCTGAGCAAGCGCTCTGGGATACGGTCAAACAAATCAATTCCAAGGCGGGTTATGAACAGTATTTGATCAAATACCCGCAAGGGACATATGTGGAAAGCGCTCGTATCTCGATAGCTGCAATTACGGGCCAATCCGCCACCCCTACGCCGCAACAGGGCGGTGATTCGGAAGATGAGAGATTCTGGGCCCTGGTCAAGGAAGCTGGTGTAGCAAAGGGATATCAGGAATACCTCAATAGGTTCACATTTGGAAAGCACAGGGATGAAGCAACTCTAATGTTGAACCTTAAATCTGGCGCTTCAGGATCACCCACCCCGCCTCAGGGCAACGATTCAACTGATAGGGCAAAGGAGCAGGCATTATGGGAGACCGTCAAGGGAATAAATACCTTGGATGGGTATGTGGATTTCTTAAAGAGATATCCGGAGGGTGTATATGCAGAAAGCGCGCGGATCTTGATGAAGTCAGCCACGTCTGCCGCACCGGCAGCAACTCCGACGCCGGCGGCGACTCCGACGATTTCGGATGATGAAAGGACCTGGAATTTGATCGCTGGCAGTCTGGACGTCGGGGACTACGAAGCTTATTTGAATGCGTTTCCGAATGGAAAATTCAAAGGGGAGGCCAACGTAAAAATAGCTCGGCTGAAACCTGCAAAGAAAGATCCACCTGCAGCGAAAGAGAGGGAGTGTGTCGTGAACCGCCTCGTCAACTTGCGGGATGATTACAACAAAGGAAAGATACTCGGCACACTTGCCAAGGGCAGAACCGTTATTTTCATTGAAGAACAGGCAAGTTCGATAAGGGTCGGTGAGAGCCGAAGCGGCAGGCTCATTTCGCTCGGTTGGGTCTTTTACCAATATCTGGATTGCGAACCCTGATCCGTTGGGATTTCTTTAGTTGGAGATCTCGATCAAGTGAAATAGATAGGAGAAAAAATGATTGTAAAAGTTTTGATCTGCGGTTTGTTGATAGCTTTTTGCGGAACGCTCAATTTGTTCGGTCAAGATGATTGCGGCGTTGATGCGTATGTGATTGATAAAGACCCAAAAGGTCTGAACGTCCGAGACCAGCCAAGTGTTAAAGGCAAAGTCTTAGCGACGTTAAAGACAGACCCGAATTCAGGTGACGGCCCGGGATCTATTTTGGTTCGTGTAACGGGGTATTCGAACGGCTGGGTGAAAATTGTCAGAGCCTACGGAGATAGCGGCTCTTTGTTTGAGGGCACCGGTTGGGTCTCGGCTAAAATGGTGGCGACCGGAACCATGGGACCGATCGGACAATACAACAAGCCCGCTGATCTTTACGCGGCGTCCAACACAAATAGAAAGATCGGGACGATCCCGAGTGAATCCGAAGTGTCAATTGCCGGTTTTACCTGCAACTGGGTAAAGGTCAAATACAAACGGAAGATCGGCTGGATCAAGGCTTCAAACGTCTGCGGCAGCCCTGTTACGTCCTGTTCGTAGAGTATTGTAACGGTTTGGACAACCCTGGAATCAACTGGTGTCCTTAGCCGCAGGAAACAAACGTAAGTGAACGACAATCTCCGACGGCTTTCCTTAATACGAAAGATCGTCGGGGGTTTCATATCATCTCAAATTATTCGCAGCGCAGATCGTAGCGTCTTTCTGTCATTCGCTCTGTAATGAGCGGCTATTCCGGCAACAAACGCCACCCCCCGGAATCTACGCCGCCGTCCACGACATCGGCATTGTCTACCTGCCGAACGGCAAATACCTCTATATCAGTGTTTTCGTTACCGATTCGAAAGAAGATTTCGACACCAACGAAAGGACCATAGCCGACATCGCCAAAGCGGCTTGGGATCATTTCGCAGCAAAAACGAAATAGCCCGCATCAGCGGTTTATGAACAGGTTGTAAGCGGCGATCGCTTCGGGGCTTTCGAATAGAGACGTGTGGCCTCCGCCGGCAATTTCAACGAACTGGCGGGTTTGACACGTGTTGCAATCGGTCATTTGCTGTTTGAATGTGGGCCATGAGAACAACTGGATCGGCGAATCTTGCATTCCTTGAACGACGAGGATGTCGGATAGATGGCCGCTCGTGAAATTTAAGAGCGAGCGGTCCATATATGCCGAGGGGTTTGCTGTCGTTGTTCCGTAGGTTTGCCGGAGCAGATTGCAGACGGCGCTTTGCGGGACCTGGCCGTTTTCTTCGAGTCCGCATCTGTAGACAAGATTTAGCGGCCCCGGAGCATTTGCGATCACACCGTCGGTCGCATGCATCGTGTTCAATCTGGTGACAATATATCCGCCCTGCGAATGTCCGATCAAGAAGATCTTATTCACCTTTCTCTTTAATGCTTTTCTGGAGTAATGCTTAACCCAAAGCAATGCCGCTTCTGCTTCCAGAATGCCGTCACCCAGCAATCGGCCTTCTTGAGGATAAGCCACGCTGACGATCATCATATCTGTTCGAGCGGTGATCTCCTTTACTCTTGCCAAAGTGTTTTTTGCGGCGGGAATGATCTGTTCGTCGCTCGCAACAGTTCCGTGGAAGGCGACCAAGACATCCACGAATGTGTTAGTAGGCTTATCAATTACAACATCAACGCTTATGTTGTTGTAGGTAATTCTCCGCACCTCTTGCGCGCTATGCGACATGCTGAACAGCAGGACGCCGATAAGTGCAGCTAGCAAAATGCGTGGTTTGATTCTCATTCTTAAAGTCACTTTAGCAAAGGAAGCAGGAATACATTAAGACGCAGGCCGCCGCCAAAAGGCCGAGAGAGTTCGCAGCATGGATGAGCTCCAATTACCGCTGCCCGGACCAGAGCGAAACGGCCGAGTTCCACCGAAAACCCCACGATAAACGACCAAAAAGCATTGACTCACCGCCAAAGTGAAATATAACCCCTAAAAAAGTATTCACGGGTTACGGGGTTTTTATCGTCATCGTCAATGCCCCGGTCGAGAACGTGGACTTCCTCCCGGAGCCTTAAGAAGGCCCAGCCGTTTGCCCGGGGATTTGGCTTCGGCTTAAACTCCCAACGTGGAAGCGGATGAAAAACAGATAGCGGCCGGGGCGGGCGATCCGCAGCACTCGGCCGCAGGTATGACGACCCGCGTCGTGAAGGGTTCGCTCTGGACCCTTCTCGGCCAGGTCGCTCCGCTTGCCGTTTCGCTTGCGGCAACTCCTTTCACCATCCGCCTGCTCGGTGCCGAAGGCTACGGCGTATTTATCCTCGTCGGGCTGATTCCCGCTTATCTCGCATTTGCAGATTTCGGGATGTCGCTCGCCTCTACGCGGTTCGCGAGCGAAGCTTTCGGCCGCGGCGACCGGAAAGAAGAGGCCGCGGTCATCCGCACGGCCGTCGCGGTCGCACTTGCCGGCAGCGTTCCCGTAGCTCTTGGCCTGATCATCTTTGCCCCGCAGGTCATTTCGCTTTTTGCCGTTCCCGAGAGCTTTTTCGCCGAGGCCGCGGCCGCACTTCGCATCACCGCGGTGACATTCGTCGTCAACATTCTTTGCAGCATTCTCAACACGCCGCAGCTCGCCCGGCTCCGGATGGACCTAAACACGCTGATAAATGCCGGGACGCGGATCGCCGGACTTATCGCAACGCCCTTGGCCATTTATCTCGGCTATGGGATCGTCGGTGCGGCCACGGTTCTGCTCGCGGCGATGCTGCTCAATCTTGCCGGCCATATTTTCTTTTCCGGTAGGCTCTTGCCCGAGCTTTTCGGGCTCGGGATCAGCCGCGAGAAGCTCCGTCCGCTTCTTAAATTTGGAGCAGGGCTGGTCATAAGCTCCATTGCGGCGGTCGGGCTCGTAAATGCCGAGAAAGGCATACTCGCCGCCGTAGTTTCAGCCTCCGCACTTGCCCATTACACGGTCGCATTTACGGCCGCCTCGATGATGACCCTTTTCGCCGGGGCGATGATCCAATCGCTGATCCCGGCATTTTCGCAGTTGCAGGGTGAGGAGGCCCGCGAGCGGCTCAACGGGCTTTTTGAGCGGGGAGTGCGGCTTTCAATGATCTGGGCAATTCCGGCGATGATCTTTCTGGCCATTACGGCAAAGCCATTTTTCACCATCTGGGCCGGGGAAGAATTTGGCCGCGAGAGCACCTTGCCGCTTTATCTGCTTTTGGGCGGATTGCTATTCAATATCATCGCCTATCTGCCGCACGCCGCAATTCTCGCCTCCGGAAGGAGCGATGCTCTCGCCAAGCTTTACTGGCTGGAGCTTGTGCCTTATGCCGCCGCCGTCTGGCTGCTTGCCTCGCGATACGGAGCCGCCGGTGCGGCCGCCGCCTGGAGCCTTCGCGTTATCATTGACACCTTTCTGCAGTTTTATCTCGCTATCCGCTTTGGTGGAATCACATTTCGCCCGCGATTTCCGATCGGATGGCTGCTCGGCGTCGCCGCCGCCGCCCTGCCCGCGGTTTTTCTGCTCTATTACAACGCCTACACGCTCTTTCCGCTTCTTGCCGTCCTTTTAGGCTTAGCGATCTACGCCGCAATGACGCTCCGGACGCTCCTGACCGCCGAAGAGCGTACCTGGCTCACCGCCCGCATCTCCCGCCTGACCCGCCGCGCCACATAACCCTCCGCCTTCAAGCAATTTTTAACACAGAGCCCACAGAGACCACGGAGATGTTGTATAAATAGGAACTACGGCTTCCCAGAACCGCTGATTCGCCGAAGAATCCCACCTCAACACCCTCAGTGCCCTCCGTGGCAACAATTCTGTGCTTTCTGTGTCCTGATCTGTGTTTTCTGTGTTCCAGATCGAAAAAATCCGCCCGCCGGAATGAAATATCACCTTGCGCAAATGAATTCTGAGGTTGCGCAAATGAATCCTGCAATTGCGCAAATGATTTCTGAGGTTGCGCAAATGATTTTCTCGCCGCAGGAATGAATTATTAGCTTGCGCAAATGAATTATTAGCTTGAGCAAATCATTTCTGAGCTTGCAAATAAATTCTGCAATTGCAGCAAAATGAAATTCTGCAATTGCGCAAATGAATTATTGGTCTCAATAATTCATTCCTACAAGCTCAGAAATGAATCCTAGCTTTGTAGAAATGAATCCTAGCTTTCTAAAAATGAAATATAGCCTTGTAGAAATGATTCCTAGCTTTCTATAAATGAATCCTACATCTTCAGAACTCGTCCAAAGTTCTCAATAACTCATTCCCAGCCGTTAATATTTCGTTCCAAAGTCCCAAATTTCCCCATTTTCTCTCATTTTGACCGACTCACAACAAATCCAACTTGCCCACCCGCCCCGAACCACTTACACTTCTCAACGTGACGTCCAAAGACGCGAGCGAACCCGCCAAACCGCCCAAAACTCCGCCATCAACAGCCGGAATGACGACCAAGGTCGTCAAGGGCTCGCTCTGGACGCTCGCCGGCCAGGTCGCACCGCTTGCGGTCTCGCTGGTGGCGACTCCGTTCGTTATCCGGATGCTCGGGGCGGAAAGTTACGGCGTTTTGATCCTGATCGGGCTGATACCGACCTATCTTGGTTTTGCAGATTTTGGGATGTCGATGGCATCGACCAAGTTCGGTAGCGAGGCTTATGCCGAAGGCGACGAGGAAAAAGAGGCCCGCATTGTAAGAACCGCGGCGCTCATTGCCCTTATGACCTCGGTGCCGGTCGCGGCGGCATTGATGATATTTTCCTCAAAGATCATCGGGCTTTTCAACGTCCCGGAAGCTTTACAGGCCGAGGCGGCAACGGCGCTCAGGATCGCTGCCATAACTTTCGTCATGAACTTTCTCTGCGGAATATTTAACACGCCGCAGCTCGCCCGGCTCCGCATGGATCTAAATACGTTCATCAACGCCGGCTCCCGCATCCTCGGCCTGATCGCAACACCTATCGTCCTTTACCTCGGCTACGGAATAATCGGCGCCGTAACCGTCCTCCTCGCCGCCAGCCTCCTGAACCTCGCCGGGCATCTTATCGCTTCGAGAAAGCACCTGACAATGCTTTTCGGGTTCCGGATCGAACCAAGTTTGCTTCCGGCAATGGCAAAGTTTGGGTTTGGCGTGATCGCGGCGGGTGTCGCGGGACTTTTATTGGCGAATATAGAAAAGGGTGTTCTTTCGAGTCTTGCGTCGGTTAAGGAACTCGCGTTTTACTCGGTTGCGTTCATTGTCGCAAGTTCGATAACAATGTTCTCGAGCGCGATGAGCTAATCGCTGATGCCCGCGTTTTCTCAACTGAACCGAGGAGGGCAAAGTGACGGGTCGGTTAGTTTTCTTTTTTCTACGGTCGTAAGACTTAACATCATCTGGCTCCTTCCTGCTTCGGTGTTCTTGATACTCGTAGCAGAATCCTTTTTCACGATTTGGGCGGGCCCCGAGTTCGGACAGGGAAGTACGGCACCGTTTTACGTGCTTCTGATCGGTCTGGCCTTTCACGTTGTCACCTATATTCCGTTTACTCTTCTAATGGCAGGCGGACGGTCCGACCTGATCGCAAAGATATATTGGGCGGAGCTTTTTCCTTATCTTCTCTTGGTTTGGATGCTGGTCTCTCGATTTGGGGCCGTAGGTGCGGCAGCGGCATGGAGTATGAGAATCATCGCCGATTGCCTTATATTGTTGTTTGCGACAAGTAGGTTGACGGGAATCAAGTTAGAATATCTGCCCGTGGCGCGGATTCTCTTGACCGGTACAGTTTTTGCAGTTCCCGGCTTCCTAATGTTTCTTACTTCACTGCCGATCTCGGTCGTCGGGTTCGTATATCTCGTATTTGCCGTGCTTTACGGATTTCTTCTGTGGCAATTTGTTCTAACA comes from Acidobacteriota bacterium and encodes:
- a CDS encoding alpha/beta fold hydrolase, encoding MRIKPRILLAALIGVLLFSMSHSAQEVRRITYNNISVDVVIDKPTNTFVDVLVAFHGTVASDEQIIPAAKNTLARVKEITARTDMMIVSVAYPQEGRLLGDGILEAEAALLWVKHYSRKALKRKVNKIFLIGHSQGGYIVTRLNTMHATDGVIANAPGPLNLVYRCGLEENGQVPQSAVCNLLRQTYGTTTANPSAYMDRSLLNFTSGHLSDILVVQGMQDSPIQLFSWPTFKQQMTDCNTCQTRQFVEIAGGGHTSLFESPEAIAAYNLFINR
- a CDS encoding discoidin domain-containing protein; translation: MINNLRNALGHFRAGFILLIAVGIIFTPTIYSQSWSDTRLMTTVGSVLYTTEPSGVLFNTNLTTGVKTSVGTGFQNDKFLFSNGTHLYSIGPSGDLRKHFPSTTVATGNWRDTRLLTTDGSNFYTIETSGYLYQTSFTTGVKTRIGARTWPGAKLIFAESGMIAIIGYPQVYGINSTNGVAATYGSPALLSSTRLGANFPGADLVSIESSGLYRTSSAFTKTRVVAAWASAKFLFFVGPQLWVINGDGLLYQIAYLSDGGYSKRFPPASPTPNPNSFAPTPGGNVALGKLATQSSNIGSPWAATEGVASLAVDGNTNGKWFGKSVTHTANGKTTDPWWQVDLGADFNVNKIEIWNRTDCCSKELSNYRVWTKSAAGGWEEFSPGLKTYVPGETYPRTFTGSKQARLVRVQIDGPNAVLMLAEVAVYGSPVSSGGGSNVGITSAEQALWDTVKQINSKAGYEQYLIKYPQGTYVESARISIAAITGQSATPTPQQGGDSEDERFWALVKEAGVAKGYQEYLNRFTFGKHRDEATLMLNLKSGASGSPTPPQGNDSTDRAKEQALWETVKGINTLDGYVDFLKRYPEGVYAESARILMKSATSAAPAATPTPAATPTISDDERTWNLIAGSLDVGDYEAYLNAFPNGKFKGEANVKIARLKPAKKDPPAAKERECVVNRLVNLRDDYNKGKILGTLAKGRTVIFIEEQASSIRVGESRSGRLISLGWVFYQYLDCEP
- a CDS encoding SH3 domain-containing protein, which gives rise to MIVKVLICGLLIAFCGTLNLFGQDDCGVDAYVIDKDPKGLNVRDQPSVKGKVLATLKTDPNSGDGPGSILVRVTGYSNGWVKIVRAYGDSGSLFEGTGWVSAKMVATGTMGPIGQYNKPADLYAASNTNRKIGTIPSESEVSIAGFTCNWVKVKYKRKIGWIKASNVCGSPVTSCS
- a CDS encoding oligosaccharide flippase family protein, with the protein product MTSKDASEPAKPPKTPPSTAGMTTKVVKGSLWTLAGQVAPLAVSLVATPFVIRMLGAESYGVLILIGLIPTYLGFADFGMSMASTKFGSEAYAEGDEEKEARIVRTAALIALMTSVPVAAALMIFSSKIIGLFNVPEALQAEAATALRIAAITFVMNFLCGIFNTPQLARLRMDLNTFINAGSRILGLIATPIVLYLGYGIIGAVTVLLAASLLNLAGHLIASRKHLTMLFGFRIEPSLLPAMAKFGFGVIAAGVAGLLLANIEKGVLSSLASVKELAFYSVAFIVASSITMFSSAMS
- a CDS encoding polysaccharide biosynthesis C-terminal domain-containing protein, encoding MLLIGLAFHVVTYIPFTLLMAGGRSDLIAKIYWAELFPYLLLVWMLVSRFGAVGAAAAWSMRIIADCLILLFATSRLTGIKLEYLPVARILLTGTVFAVPGFLMFLTSLPISVVGFVYLVFAVLYGFLLWQFVLTRSEIDWLRLRISGLTSFRFNT
- a CDS encoding oligosaccharide flippase family protein; this encodes MEADEKQIAAGAGDPQHSAAGMTTRVVKGSLWTLLGQVAPLAVSLAATPFTIRLLGAEGYGVFILVGLIPAYLAFADFGMSLASTRFASEAFGRGDRKEEAAVIRTAVAVALAGSVPVALGLIIFAPQVISLFAVPESFFAEAAAALRITAVTFVVNILCSILNTPQLARLRMDLNTLINAGTRIAGLIATPLAIYLGYGIVGAATVLLAAMLLNLAGHIFFSGRLLPELFGLGISREKLRPLLKFGAGLVISSIAAVGLVNAEKGILAAVVSASALAHYTVAFTAASMMTLFAGAMIQSLIPAFSQLQGEEARERLNGLFERGVRLSMIWAIPAMIFLAITAKPFFTIWAGEEFGRESTLPLYLLLGGLLFNIIAYLPHAAILASGRSDALAKLYWLELVPYAAAVWLLASRYGAAGAAAAWSLRVIIDTFLQFYLAIRFGGITFRPRFPIGWLLGVAAAALPAVFLLYYNAYTLFPLLAVLLGLAIYAAMTLRTLLTAEERTWLTARISRLTRRAT